In Heteronotia binoei isolate CCM8104 ecotype False Entrance Well chromosome 1, APGP_CSIRO_Hbin_v1, whole genome shotgun sequence, the genomic window TCTTTAGTCTGCCAGAGACATCTGAGCTGAGCAAATTTACTTGCTGCACTGATTAGAGTGGACAAATTCTATGGAAAGCAAAGcagaaagaacaaaaacaaaactgactGAAGGATGGGCAGTAGCCATAGCAAAGTAATGGAGCACATACTTTGAGTTTATAAGGTCCTTGGTTCAATACCCAGTTTAAACAAAAACAGACTTCAATACCAAGTCCTGAAGAATCTTTGGCTTCAAAACCTACACAACAGCTGTGGCTAGTCATGAGTAAGCTACAATGCTGAACTGTAGTAGGACTCAGGGTAAGGCAACTCTGTATATTTAACACACAATCTGAACTTTTTGAGATAATAAAATTTCAAATATGACTGGTTGTGCACTGATGGCAGAACTTTCTTACTCTGGAAGAAACTTCTTGCAGTAATAAAAAGTGGAATGAATTACAGGGTGCAGCCTGACAAATCTCGCAGACAAATTAAGTCTAGCAGTATTAAATGGATCCACTGATGGTTTAACTGCTGAGTTAAGAAAGTTAACAGGTATCTGAATCCCACTTTCTATCCTCACAATATTAGGTGTCGAAGAAAGAAATGGCTAACACGGATTGACCAACCTAACATTCTCCAGAATCCTCTTCAactatgccaagaaaaagaatGCAGATGTGATAATAAGAGTTGCAGAAATCGACACAAATTAGGAAAGTTACTGTGTTAAAGGCAGGCAACCTGGGTTTAATCCAGGGACGCCAAATATGTGgtccaagggctggatcaggctcttggaggggtcctatcaggcccctgagcaactggctgttgtctgcttccttcttcctctcccttccttctgcatcccaacttgctttgccaggcttgctcaatcacacaggagctacagagcaaagcttcttttttctccattggctgagactcttcccttggtgaggaagggggagggagatcttgctttgtcaggctctcttaatcacacagcagaggtactgaggtaagcctctcttcctcctattggccaaggctcctcagagcaagaggtagcagttatcagagactgttaaataaacaaaatattgtaagaatgctaatgtcttaagcatgttttattttaagggtttttaaaaaaatctttgtttttgtctgtgtcatttataaagtttatacgtccactacttggcattgcattttatgacacacaaagcctagccccacaaagtcccatttatgtcagttctggcccttgtaacaaatgagttcgacacccctggtaatCCATCTGGCTCACCAGTCAGCTATGCCATCTACTGACTAAAAGCTGCCTTTTAACCTGAACCAATTACTTCTTCAAGTACGGTACAAATTTTCTCAGGATATGGGCCTGAGTATTTTTGCTCATTGTTGGTATGGAACTATGTAAAGGGAATGATCCCTTCATCCCATGTGTTCTGAGTTAAATCTGCTCCCAGTATAAATTTATTACTGCCAGTCTCAATGCTGAATTTTCCAAAATCAGGGCTCCCTACTTTAATAAGGCTAATCATTGTTCAAGCTGAGCTTTGAGTTTTAGGGATCACTGCATACTTAATTTTAACAAAGTTCTCATGAGAGtgtaaaaaaaagtaaaggtagccccctgcgcaagcaccagtcatttccaacttcggtgacgtcgcatcatgacattttcacggcagacttctttcggggtggtttgccattgccttccccagtcatctacactttctccccagcaagctaggaactcattttactgacctcggaaggatggaaggctgagtcaaccttgagccggctacctgaacccagcttctgccgggatcgaactcaggtcatgagcagagagctcagactgcagtacttcagctttaccaatATTCCATTATGTGGGTAAAGGAAAGATGCAACAGAAAAGAGCCACTGACAACAAGGCAACCAGTTTTGGGGTATCATTTCATATCCATCCCTTATTCAAAGCATAATAATTGATGTCTTTGCACCAAGAATCAGAGCCATTCAATGGAAGTTATATATATAGGCACAATTTATCACCTACTTACCATAGCCAGGTCCACTATCCATTTCTGCAGACCTAGCACATACCATCCCCCCACAAATCTAGCCTTGCGGGTTAAGTTGCATAAGGATGAAAAGTGAACATTTTGTAGTGGTCAACTTTAATTTGGATTAAATAAATGGACTAAATACCTCCTGAGAACACACAAAACCAATGCATTCTATTTGACAAAAACAAATGTGCATTATCACATGGGGAGTTCCCTCGCTCCTGATTTTGTGGCTTGAACGGTTTTGGTGGAGAAGAACCTATCACCCAAATCCCTTGTCATAGTGGACAGAAATAGCAGACCAGGGTGGTCCTGCTATGGCCCCCTTCTGTTTTATGGAGATCCTCAActatgcccagtagacatttcagATTCTATAGAAAGCTTTATAAAAATGGATAGCAACCAGCCAAATTCTGTCAACATTTGTAGAGACTGCAGTGGATCCTGCAACTATTCCACCAATCCACTCTGCAAAGTTTGACCCCTTTCTCCAGTTTAAGAAGCCTCCTTGAAATTTAACTTGGAAGAAGGCTCCTTAGAGGAAGGTGGAGTTCATCCCACTGTATTCTGCCAGGGCTGTGTGTTCACTCTGCAATTTTGCACTCATGGATTTGACTTTGAGCACAGGAATAAAAGCTGAATTTTGTAAAATGTGTAATGTGCTAGCCGTAACATCATAAAAGTAGGTAATGTCTGAGCAACTTAGAACAGGTACTGGATAGGAATAGGATTCCCTGTATAAAAGTGAAGTAAGTTTTAGTTAAAAGAATGATCTGTGATCATAGATGTCCTTTGTTCACAAAGAAGTTCCATCAAAATTTCTTGGGCTCAGTTTCTACTTTACAAGATGGTAAGACTATATATAAAGGCAAGCGCTTTAGAATACTGATAGTGTAAAAGAACAACAGATAAGCTAACGTACACATCTATAGTTCATAGAAGTTAGGTTACCTTGGAACAGAATTTTGTTGCTGACTGCAGACACACAAAGACAAAATGAGCCCCAAGTATAAAGCTACACACTCATACTCAGTCTATGGCAAGATTCAACAAATGCAGCACCATAGGAAAACTTTCATATAACAATTTTTACACGTTACATTAAAAACGCTTGTTGAAAAGTGAATCAATGAATCACAGTGGTGACAGAAGATACATGCAGAAACTTCCTAGAAATGTTATATCAAAGTTAACTGAATACATGATcaaaagaacaaaataggagtcaagttgcacctttaaaaccaacaaagttttattcagaatgtaagcttttgtatgcatgcagatttcatcagacgaggggatagggtacaatgggctgaaatacatgtagttggtgggttaaaagtgtaaactgatacaaagttaggatcaaatagcaaaacaatgtaataaattgcaagaccatttggtctgaatagcaataaaaggtaatgaaagttgcctgttaattgctgttgctgcatacgaaagctgacattctgaataaaactttgttggtcttaaaggtgtgacttgactcttactttgttctactgcttcagaccaacacggctgcccacttggatctatctacatgatcAAAAGGATACACGATAGTGTAAGGCAAAGCATGCCTCATTTTGCCACTGTAGTGTAGAACAAACAGCAAGAGAACGACATCTGAAACAAAACACCAGGCATTACATTCTGATGGGGGTAAAAACAAAGAAAAGAGCAAAAATGAAAGCGGTGAGGAGGGAAAAAGCAATCCAGTACCTTGTGCAATGATGATGGGGTATTCTATATATGATGACAGAGGATAACTATAGTAACTGTGGTACCGCAGGCAGACAAGGAAGCTGAAAAGAAAAGGTTATGTCTTTAATCAGATCCCAGGCAGGCCCTCTGCTACTCAGGCGTTGCTCAGAGTAGCATAATTTCAGTGGTGTGCAAGGAACAGGATCTTCTCACATTGTAATTCCAAACTGACCTACTCTGAAGCCTTCTTGGTTTTTTTGGATGGGGCTTATTCCCGGGAAAGTGTTCCTGGGATTGCAGTAAGTCAGTTATCTGAGATTCTGGCAATTGGTTTCTGTTGTCACCTGAAGCAGGTAAAGCCTTTCTTATTCCACTTAGCCTGTGAAATCAAAGCTTAAAAACATTCCCTCTATTTATACCACTGATGCTGAATCGGACAGTTTCTTACATAACTGATTTGAAGTTTTATTAAAGAGTGATTGTAGATAATTGTATTGGAACCCATTATTTTTTTATCAAGAGTTTTCTTATTTCAGGCTTTTGTGAGGCTTGGCGGTAGCCgaacttcatttatatcccatttgTCTTTCACTGTGGAATGTAAGGTGACAACAGAGTTTCCCAGGATGCCCTAACCAGAGAAGACTTGCCttgctttctcttgcttccttctcctgcaATTTAAAGTATTTAAAGTTCACAAACCCCAAAGAAGACCCCTCTCCCTCCATATAGTGCTATTATACATATGTTTCTGTGCAcctaaaagaaaaagaagtttAGGAATTATTAAACTCAAACAGGCCATGAGGATGGGAACAGCTTTGCAAGGAAGGTAGATAAGAGGCTTAAGGAACTATGGAGCAGAGAACTCACAGGAAAAATGGCTGACAGGAAGATACACAATTGCCTAcaaaagagggaggaaaaaatAGCAATACCATTTAGTGACCTTGAGGCTGCTGTTTTTTTGCCTCCCAGAATGTCTGCCTAGTGAGTATCCACTCCTAGCATCTGAAGATGTTGGCTCcagtccaaagcagcttacatggaataaaatttgtttttaaggcagagaattaagaactaaaatgaagctggaccgcctatgtaagttttaaattataaattgtttatatgagTTTTATTTTATAATTATAGTTATTGTTGTATTATGATTGTGAGCCGCCCATAGTCTGTATGTGGAGTGggcagcatacaaatttaaagtaaataaaataacataaataaaaacaatgaagggaagtaagcagtggggtcccacaaggattggtattggtGGTGGTACTGGTTTCCTTTAGGCAGACGATGCTGTAACTTTTTCTTGCACCACAACGGACTAAAGTGCGCATTTCAAGATATAGCAGACTTCTGTAAAGAAACCACCTTGTAATTAATTTTTCTAAATCTAAGATTTTGGTATTTCAGAAGGCTAGCCCTGTCACTGTAttcaaagccaagcagtttctatgcacatgctggggaagtgaaagtaacagaactgccaggtagatcatccaagtgacagaaggtggctggttgccagattccatcagcctggacaatgacagcatgactcagcagcaagctgattggttacctgggtggaccttgtgtataaatgtacaaagacactttaataataataagttttatttgtatcccgccctccccgccggagcaggctcagggcggctaacaggacatggtatataccatgatcaattatacaattcataaaagatacagttaaaatacaatttaaaagttacataaaaattataaaaccataataaattaaaggtgctatattcagtgggatgtctatccagatggctagttttcacattcagagttccctataagcttgttggaagagggtagttttgcaagccctgcggaattggttaatgtcccgcagggctcgcacttcctccggtagctgattccaccagtggggagccattactgagaaggcctgctccctcattactttcagtgtggcctcctttggtccagggatttttagaagactttgggagctggatctcagtgctctctggggaacatatggagagaggcggtccctaaggtaggcaggtcctcagccatatagggctttaaaggtaataaccagcaccttgtagcggactcggaatacaattggcagccagtgcagttccctcagcctaggccgcgcgtgttcccaccggggcagtcccactagcagcctggccgccgcgttctgcactagctgcaatttccgagttcggcacaagggcagccccatgtagagggcattagagtagtctaatcttgaggtgaccattgcatggatcactgttgctaggtcactaCACTCTAggtagggagccaactgcctcgcccttctaaggtggaagaaggcggatttagcagtggctgctatctgtgcctccattgtcagggaggactccagtagcatccccaggcttctgaccgtgcgcactggtatcagtgacgcaccgtcaaaggccggtagggagatctcccccccccagcccgccacgacccacgcaaaggacctctgtctttgctggattcagcttcagcccactcagcttaatccagtccgccatggcttgcaatgcccggtccaaatctATAGGGGTGTCAGTggcccggccgcccatcaatagatagagctgggtgtcatcagcatactgatggcaacccagcccatgtctccaagcgatctgggcaaggggggcgcataaagatgttaaacaacattggggagagaactgccccttgaggcaccccacaattaagtgggtgtctctgggacatctctcctccaaccgccaccctttgtccctgaccctcaaggaaggaggaaagccattgtagggctagcccccgaattcctgcgtcggcgaggcagcgagtcagcagccgatgatcgaccatatcgaacgcagccgataggtctaacagcagcagtactgccgagccgcctcaatccagatgtcgctggagatcatccatgagggcgaccaacaccgtctccaccccatggcccggacggaagccggactggtatggatccaaggtggaagcgtcatccaagaagccctgtaactgcaatgccacagccctctcaataattttgcccaaaaacggcaaatttgagaccggccgatagtgagccaattcggccgggtctgatgtaacctttttcaggagagggtggaccactgcctccttcaggggcgttggaaaagagccctctgaaagagatctatttatgatgtcccgtataggacatcttagcacctcccggcaggccttaattaaccaggaggggcatgggtccagatcacacgtagttgggcgtgcagtgacaaggattctgtcaacttcctccaagctgagtgggtcgaagcagtccaggatcaaaTCTGAAGACACGCacagagcctcgagttcactcactgtatccaatatggcagggcagtcatggcggagtgattggaccttgtctgcaaaaaatttcgcaaatgcctcacagcctatttccaattccttaacgtttggcttgccttgtggcaatgtagtaaaatttcgaattattctaaataattgtgccgggcgcaaatttgcagatgcaatcttggtcgcaaagtatgttttctttgcggccttgattgccatctcataggacctcataaactccctataagatgttctagtcacttcatcaCGGGTgtgtcgccattgcctctctagccgtctgaggccttgtttcagctggagcaattccggggtgtaccacggagccagcctactccGAGGGGGATATGtatgggatatgtatggtggagttgcagcggagcattctgtcggtttggagagtggaggtgtaaataaattgtatatagtggtttatcactgctgtgtacaagccttcattctttgcgtcactaaagaccaccctcactaagcacaggtgcATCAACAAGCCCTCGTAAAAGTTCCAGATTCACTTGGATTCAAATGTTATTTTATTGAGCAGGTACATTATTTTTGTTATCAGGATACTATTTCTGTCATCTAATAAATGGACTGCATATTATGATTACATGTTCAAGAGACTTAAAATTCACCTGCTTGCAATGTTAAGGGTTTTTTCATCAAGTTGGTGGCTAATATATTCctatgcaggggttgttttgtagaaaaaataggtggtggagctcatccagggattgttatgcagctgcacatactattcaatggacaaggaggcggaactctcagaagggagagatggaactctcagaaaggttcaggagatgtgctcctgagctcccactgaatctgagacctgttCCTATGGATTTTGCAGGATATGGTGCTaagatcttagaatcatagagttggaaaggacctttagggtcatttagcccaaccccctgaacaatgcaggaaactcacaaacacctccacttaaatccacaggatcttcattgctgtcagatggtcatctagcctctgtttaaaaacctccaagaaaggagagcccaccacctcccgaggaagcctgttccactgaggaacagctctaatggtcaggaagttcttcctaaagttgagccggaaactcttgatttaatttcaacccattggttctggtcctaccttccagagccacaccatcctctatatgacaacccttcaagtacttgaaaatgctgatcatatctcctctcagccgcctcctctccaggctaaacatccccagatcTTTTGCTTTATGGTGTGCCTTCATTTAGCAATTTCTGCTAAAGTGGAATCAACTCATTTCTTTGTGCTCTATTGTGGGCCCCAAAATGCATTTCAAATGGGAATGCATTAACATTTACACAGGAGGGCAAAATGGAAATCAGAGGCATATTGCTTCTTAccgcagctttcaagaaataACTAAATCAGAGACAGTGCTTCTTCTGGTATTGCATAAGTGTTTTCTTTAGTGTTCCCCCATTTTTAAGCTGTCTCTCCATCCACCCTTGCCACTTGTTTGGCAGAAAACAGGAGACATTGTGCACACCTGACATCAAAATATGTTTCCTTGCTAGGATAACAGGCTGAGCCTTACAAGTTAGTCCAGAAAAAGATTCTCAACCACAAGAAGTGTACTAGCGTAACACACCCTAACCAGAATCAGTTCTTTTGCATCTTACAAAACCACCCTGTCTAGTCATCTGGAGAAAATTCCGCCTCACCACAGGTTTCCCAAGTCATGTGGCCAGCTACGATGAGGAGAGCGTGAGAGCCAACATCAGACTTTCCAGTCACATTTACCTTCATGAGGGCGTTCCTCTTTTTCTCTCCTCTTGAATTAATGAAGTGTGTTTGGCTCAGTTCAGATGGTCCCTCACTAGGAGGGTAACGTATGAAATCAGCTCTGTGTGACATGAAGGCCTAGAAACCGCTTAGCTAGCAACCCCTGGCCTTTCACTTCCACTCTGCATCAGCATGGTTGCCCTCAAGTACAGGAGAAACTACAGCTGAATTTTGCATTTACTGCTGTTGGCGCTGCATTACTTGaggggggtttttgttttgttttttgctgtagTCTTCCTGTTGTGGTTTCAGAACATTTTGGGTAAGGTGACTTCCCTGCGCTAAGCAGGCCCCTCTGCATAAATTCTGGTAATTTCTGAACGACAAAAACCAATTGTTAACGCTCCAATTTGAAGCCACACCTTTTGACCTGGAAGCTCATCCTTTAGAAAGGGGTACCTGGAGGCTGCCCGGAATCTGTCAGTGGCAAAGGGCACACACTCTGCCCATGCTCAACAACACCATTTATTACTTCGCTTGTGGTAAGGCTGAGTCTCTGGAAGGAAAATGTGCTTGAGATCTTGCATAGCAGGCAGGGTTTAACAAAATGTGATTGGTAcgcttttttgttttaattttgcgCCTCAATGGGAAACAGCAGTAATTCCCCACCCCGCCCATGTAGGCGTGAAGCCTGGCACAGCCTTTTAGACAGGAGATCCGCTTCAGGACAACGCTCTCCCCactcggggtgggtggggggtgggcaggcggCTCTGGGTTAACATAGAAGCCCCTCCCCAACTATTTTGACCTCCTTACCCGCTCAGCTCCAGCACCAAACTCTCCAAGCTGAGTCCCGCGGCGGATTTAGCCGCCAGCAAAACGAAGCCCTGCGGCAGCTTGAGGACGGCGCACACCAGAATCGTGCTCCAGTTAGCCAGCTCCAGCAGCAGCTGCGCCCCTTCCATAGCGCCGCTCGCCAGCCAGCCCGCCCTCGCTTTCCCTCCGAGCAGGAACCGCCGCCCTCGCCTGTTGCAAGGAGGTCGCCTCCTGTCTCTGCTCGGCTCCAACAACCCGCCCTCTAGGAGAAGAGCTCCAACGGGGAAGCGGCCGCGTAGGGCGACTGCTTTCCTCACCCACGAGAGGCGGGCGCTCAGATCGCTCGCTCTGGCTTGCCTCGctcaaaaagtaaaataaaaacgaTGCTTTATCCCTGGGTTGCAGGCGAGAAAGGTGGTTTGAAGGCTGCAATCGAGCAGAGtaagttaaccccccccccacacacacaaaaattgaaTAATTAAGCGAAGTACGGTATGTTTTACAAAGATATAGGTGGGTActggtagccctgttggtctgaactGAAGAAGCAGAAGGGGGAAAGGTAAAAGCCAGACTTGCACGGATCCTTATAACTTTTACCTTGAAACGAAATAAAACCACCATCATACTGTAGATGTCTtagcccagaggtggccaaacttgtttaatgtaagcgccacatagaataaatgtcagatgtttaacagccacaaggcaggcagaaaggaaggcaaatagatggagaaggaaaggagaggtggacagaaaacaactttaactgccttctccaagctgctggctgggttggcttggagaagtgatttaaagagaaatgccttctccgagctgggggggggggggggctccaagagccacatgtgtgaaagagccacacatttatagcaggggtggccgaacttgcttaactgagccacatagaagaaacatcagttgtttgagagctgcaagacaggaacatcagatgtttgagaatcaGAAGGGAGGCAGACAGGCAAATaggcagggaggaggaaaggtggaaagaaagcaactttaaatgaattccaAGTCACTAACAATGGGAGCTTTGGgatccacacagtatgtgtggaagagctacaagtggctcccgagccacagtttggccatccctggtctatagGCAACACAACAAAAACTATGCCTCCATGGATTTGTGGCGCCACAACTGTGCAAAAACATggttccaaagcatggatcctcatgcattcatatgatttttatgctgAAACTAAATAAAACCGCCTTCATAGACCATGTCTTAgtctataggcagcaccagaaaaaagCATCACAGCAGTGCAAAAACATGGTTTCACAGCATGGATCCTCAAGAGTTTTTTCATTGGGTCACACCAACATCACCACCAAGTCACATaacatgtccatgggcagagctcaCACCaaggaaatcatggatccatggcttcctGGTGACACCACATTGCaaaaacatggttttgaagcaTGAATCCTCAGTCTTTGCATTGGGTCACACCAAACTCACTATCAAATCATATCATGGCCACAGCTTCCACCACAGAAGTCATGGATACATGGCCTCACGGCAAAACCATGCTAAAAAACATGGATCCCCATGGATCCTCAGGTTTGGATCACCCAAAGCTCATCCTCAAATCACATATTGTGTCAAATCACAAATTGTGTCCATGGGCAAAGCTTGAATGAAGCAGTGCTAATCCCCTTGAGATTTTCCTTGCCCATGTtgtgagagctgctatgtcagtCCAGATCCCTCACGAAATTTGCTGAGTGCATGTCGGAGTCCAGCCCCAACAATATAATGGTGCGAAAAGGGAAAGTAGACAGGAGACAGATTTAAAGATTGCAAAGCATGCTCGTGTACAGCCGTGTAGGGATCGATCCCTCAGGCTCAccagcacctccttttatttCCTCATATTCGTCATACACCTCAGCCAATAAAACATCAAGTACAATCTGCTCAACAACAAGGAGCACATGCATACCGCAATCTTGGTTACATAATATCCAACTATATCAACAGCCAAATCTTACACATAACTTCCCACATTtccctttattatttatttttcaacTGTCATTCTTTGCCAATTATAGACACCGGAAAACGAAGAAGCTCTTGACAATCGTCCGGTTCCCTCTCCATCCACTTTGTCGTCTACGGGTAAAGCTTAATATTTCTGTTGATAGGCACGTTTCCAAGTTAACATGGCAACAGATACTGGTTTAGAATTCCAAAATGTAAAAAATGATATTAATGAAGGCACACATTGAATACAACTAcaacataaaattaataatattATTCCAATAATTATTCCTTAAAACAAATATCGTAGTCATGTAAAATTAGGCAGTCATGACCACAACCAGTTCCAATCTTCTATTAAAGTTTCGTTTTCACGTAATAAAAAGTTTTCTTCGATAACTCCAGATTCATTAATATAGAAACAGCATGACTGATTTAGCCAGGCATATAATCCTTCATTCCGTTTTTGAGTAACATTCAGTAATATATTAGCCAATTCTGAAAACTCATTAACCTCATACTGCGATTTCTCTAAAACTTTTGTCTGTTGGCCACAACTACTTCCTATAATAACAATTATGACACCGAAAGTCCACGCCATGGTCAAACACAACAGGCTGGGATCCATAAGGGTCCTTTGTCTTCAGCAACAGCAGCGTATCCTCTTCCCCAGGTAATCAGAGGTACACGACCGTACCAATTAGGGTCTGGCAATTTTCGATAAGTCACCAAGGGTCTTGGCAATGGTTCCTCGATCTTAAAGTGATATTCTACTGGAGTCTGAGATCTATTATGAGGAGTAAAAAGAAAGTTCAAAGTATAAAGTACTTGAGCAACCACACTTGGAATTTCAGATATTGGCACTCCACGACCATTTGTTTGTTTCTGTAAAAGCGATTTAAATGTCAAATGAGCACGCTCGACTATGGCCTGTCCTGTAGAATTGAAGGGAATGCCATGAATCAGCTTAACTCCCCATTGTTGGCAAAAATCAGCAAAGGCACTAGAACAATAGGCAGGGCCATTGTCCGTTTTCAAAGTCTCTGGCCTCCCCATCACAGCAAATGTCCTAATACAATGCTGAATGACATGTCGAGAAGTCTCTCCTTTTAATGGGGTGGCCCACATAAAACCTGAGGAAGTATCCACCGTAAGATGTAATTTCAGAAATGGAGACAACAGCGGTACAT contains:
- the SLC66A3 gene encoding solute carrier family 66 member 3; its protein translation is MEGAQLLLELANWSTILVCAVLKLPQGFVLLAAKSAAGLSLESLVLELSGFLVCLRYHSYYSYPLSSYIEYPIIIAQDVVLLLFVLHYSGKMRHALPYTIVFVGGWYVLGLQKWIVDLAMNLSTLISAASKFAQLRCLWQTKDSGQVSTLTWSLATYTCAARIFTTLMTTKDLTVLFRFVVMMALNVWVTATILRYRKIAKKTD